The following are encoded together in the Acidimicrobiales bacterium genome:
- a CDS encoding SRPBCC family protein: MPEQATERTVIAAPLERCYEVAADVERYPEWANDVKEARVLERDDQGRPLEVAFRTAAMGRSTNYTLRYDYDQAPKRLSWRLVSGDLTRVLDGSYEFSPHPDDPGSTEVAYTLNVDLVVPLPGFVKRRAETKILRTALPELKARVEAITTS; encoded by the coding sequence ATGCCCGAGCAGGCCACCGAACGGACCGTGATCGCCGCACCGCTCGAACGGTGCTACGAGGTCGCGGCCGACGTCGAGCGGTACCCGGAGTGGGCCAACGACGTCAAGGAGGCCAGGGTGCTCGAGCGCGACGACCAGGGACGCCCGCTCGAGGTCGCGTTCCGCACTGCGGCGATGGGCCGCAGCACCAACTACACCCTGCGCTACGACTACGACCAGGCCCCGAAGCGGCTGTCGTGGCGGCTGGTCAGCGGTGATCTCACCCGTGTGCTCGACGGCAGCTACGAGTTCTCGCCCCATCCCGACGATCCCGGCAGCACCGAGGTCGCCTATACGCTCAACGTCGATCTGGTGGTCCCACTACCCGGTTTCGTCAAGCGTCGGGCCGAGACCAAGATCCTCCGGACCGCCCTCCCCGAGCTGAAGGCACGCGTCGAGGCGATCACCACCTCCTGA
- a CDS encoding glycosyltransferase family 4 protein — MKHLLVTNDFPPKVGGIQGYLWELWRRLPPDSFTVLTTPHPEAATWDAEQRFAVERTRQPVLLPTPGLRDEIDRLAERTGAELVVLDPALPLGALGPSLRRPYAIVLHGAEVTVPGRLPGSRALLGRVLRGADRVIAAGGYPLAEGEHAAGRTLPGVVVPPGVDVDRFRPLGPQERAAARSRLGLPPDSTIVLGLSRLVPRKGFDVLIEAAGSLAARHRSLLVAIAGSGRDRPRLERLARRCGAPVQFLGRVPDDSVPALYASADVFAMLCRNRWAGLEQEGFGIVFLEAAAAGVATIAGRSGGAGEAVAHGQTGLVVDRPTDPASVASAIDVLLADPDRRQQMGQRARRRVVADFTYTGLAARLGSALGVDS, encoded by the coding sequence GTGAAGCACCTGCTCGTCACCAACGACTTCCCACCCAAGGTCGGCGGCATCCAGGGCTATCTGTGGGAGCTCTGGCGTCGCCTGCCTCCCGACTCGTTCACCGTGCTCACCACTCCGCATCCCGAGGCTGCCACGTGGGACGCCGAGCAGCGGTTCGCGGTGGAACGGACCCGCCAACCGGTGCTGTTGCCGACGCCAGGGCTACGCGACGAGATCGACCGGCTCGCCGAGCGCACGGGAGCCGAACTGGTGGTGCTCGACCCCGCCCTGCCACTGGGCGCCCTCGGCCCGTCGTTGAGACGTCCATACGCGATCGTGCTCCACGGTGCGGAGGTCACCGTTCCCGGTCGGCTCCCCGGGTCTCGCGCGCTCCTCGGCCGGGTCCTTCGCGGCGCCGACCGGGTGATCGCCGCCGGCGGGTACCCCCTCGCCGAGGGCGAGCACGCGGCCGGCAGGACGCTCCCCGGCGTGGTCGTTCCTCCGGGTGTCGACGTCGACCGGTTCCGACCGCTCGGCCCCCAAGAGCGGGCGGCCGCCCGTTCGCGGCTCGGCCTTCCCCCAGACTCCACCATCGTGCTCGGGCTCAGCCGTCTCGTGCCCCGCAAAGGGTTCGACGTGCTCATCGAAGCTGCCGGCTCTCTCGCAGCCCGCCACCGGTCCCTCCTCGTCGCCATCGCGGGGTCGGGCCGCGACCGTCCCCGCCTGGAGCGCCTCGCCCGGCGCTGCGGGGCACCGGTGCAGTTCCTGGGTCGGGTTCCCGACGACTCGGTCCCGGCGCTCTACGCCAGCGCCGACGTGTTCGCCATGCTCTGCCGCAACCGATGGGCGGGTCTCGAACAAGAGGGGTTCGGCATCGTCTTCCTCGAGGCCGCGGCGGCTGGTGTCGCCACCATCGCCGGTCGCAGCGGTGGGGCAGGCGAAGCGGTGGCCCACGGCCAGACCGGGCTGGTCGTCGACCGGCCCACCGACCCCGCTTCGGTGGCCAGCGCCATCGACGTGCTGCTCGCCGACCCCGACCGCCGGCAGCAGATGGGCCAGCGGGCACGTCGACGGGTGGTGGCCGACTTCACCTACACGGGCCTGGCCGCCCGCCTCGGATCCGCGCTCGGGGTCGACTCGTGA
- the queG gene encoding tRNA epoxyqueuosine(34) reductase QueG, with protein sequence MPDVTDDGDDGAVPVARSPVDSDHILGIGRAAGLDAVGIASAEPFDLARDEIERRRAAGLHAGMAFTFRNPARSTDPSRTLPSAAALVVGALSYAEPGSAPVPGRGPVGRVAKYSWTDHYARLREALGVVADELKGAGWRGIVLADDNALVDRAAAHRAGIGWLGKNANLLLPGQGSWFVLGAVLTDAPLDPVDEPVPDGCGSCTQCLEGCPTGAIIEPGVVDARRCLAWLVQAPGSFPHEHREALGDRIYGCDDCQDVCPPNRRVLRQIAGSTTDQAGDIEGWVPLLEMLASSDDELLERHGRWYIPQRDPAYLRRNALLALANVADPDAASVRDAVAGALVHHDALVRSHAVWAARRLGYDELTSALADDPDPSVQDELAAPAPTPRRTL encoded by the coding sequence TTGCCCGACGTCACCGACGACGGCGACGATGGCGCGGTGCCTGTCGCCCGTTCGCCCGTCGACTCCGATCACATCCTCGGTATCGGGCGGGCGGCCGGGCTCGACGCGGTCGGCATCGCGTCGGCGGAGCCGTTCGACCTCGCCCGCGACGAGATCGAGCGGCGCCGTGCTGCGGGACTGCACGCGGGGATGGCCTTCACCTTCCGCAACCCGGCACGCTCCACCGATCCGAGCCGGACCCTGCCCTCGGCGGCGGCACTGGTCGTCGGTGCGCTCAGCTATGCCGAACCCGGCTCCGCACCCGTTCCCGGCAGAGGGCCCGTGGGCCGGGTCGCCAAGTACTCCTGGACCGACCACTACGCCCGGCTGCGGGAGGCGCTCGGCGTCGTGGCCGATGAGCTGAAGGGTGCTGGCTGGCGTGGGATCGTTCTCGCCGACGACAACGCGCTGGTGGACCGCGCCGCCGCCCATCGCGCCGGCATCGGCTGGCTCGGCAAGAACGCCAACCTCCTCCTGCCCGGTCAGGGCTCGTGGTTCGTGCTCGGCGCCGTGCTCACCGACGCTCCGCTCGATCCTGTGGACGAGCCGGTCCCCGACGGGTGCGGGTCCTGCACCCAGTGTCTGGAGGGATGCCCGACCGGGGCGATCATCGAACCGGGTGTGGTCGATGCCAGACGGTGCCTGGCCTGGTTGGTGCAGGCCCCCGGTTCGTTTCCCCACGAGCATCGTGAGGCTCTGGGGGACCGCATCTACGGTTGTGACGACTGCCAGGACGTGTGTCCGCCGAACCGGCGGGTCCTGCGTCAGATCGCCGGTTCGACCACCGACCAAGCCGGCGACATCGAGGGGTGGGTCCCGCTGCTCGAGATGCTCGCCAGCAGCGACGACGAGCTGCTCGAGCGCCACGGTCGTTGGTACATTCCCCAACGCGATCCCGCGTACCTGCGGCGCAACGCGCTGCTCGCGCTGGCCAACGTCGCCGATCCCGACGCCGCTTCGGTGCGCGACGCGGTGGCCGGTGCGCTGGTGCACCACGATGCCCTCGTGCGATCGCACGCGGTGTGGGCGGCGCGGCGCCTCGGCTATGACGAGCTGACATCGGCCCTCGCCGACGATCCCGATCCCTCGGTTCAAGACGAACTGGCCGCCCCCGCTCCCACCCCACGAAGGACCCTGTGA
- a CDS encoding aminotransferase class I/II-fold pyridoxal phosphate-dependent enzyme translates to MEFRRITGLPPYVFATINDLKIEARRAGRDVIDLGFGNPDLSSPQIAVDKLAEAVQNPRNHRYSQSKGIPKLREAVAALYSRRFDVELDPETEVINTIGAKEGFSHLMWVLLQAGDTALVPTPSYPIHIWGPLFAGANITEVPLGTGDDFFSAMEEAWEYAWPKPRVAVLSFPHNPTTTCVDLDFFAKTVEFARERNVVLVHDHAYADLGFDGYEPPSILQVPGAKDVAVELYSMTKSYSMAGWRVAFMVGNPEVVAALAKLKSYLDYGTFQPIQIAATVTLNEADEYPGQVRQVYQARRDALIDGLDRIGWSVPRPQGTMFAWAPIPEAYHEMDSVEFASHLVTEADVAVSPGAGFGSGGERFVRFALIENEQRINQAVRNLRRALTKL, encoded by the coding sequence ATGGAGTTCCGCCGCATCACGGGCTTGCCGCCCTACGTCTTCGCCACCATCAACGATCTCAAGATCGAGGCGCGGCGCGCAGGGCGCGATGTGATCGACCTCGGGTTCGGCAATCCCGATCTGTCCTCGCCACAGATCGCGGTCGACAAGCTGGCCGAGGCGGTGCAGAACCCCCGCAATCATCGGTACAGCCAGAGCAAGGGCATACCCAAGCTCCGCGAGGCCGTCGCCGCGCTCTACTCACGTCGGTTCGACGTCGAGCTCGACCCCGAGACCGAGGTGATCAACACCATCGGCGCCAAGGAGGGCTTCTCGCACCTGATGTGGGTGCTGCTGCAGGCCGGTGACACCGCGTTGGTGCCCACCCCCTCCTATCCCATCCACATCTGGGGTCCGCTCTTCGCCGGCGCGAACATCACCGAGGTTCCGCTCGGCACCGGCGACGATTTCTTCTCGGCGATGGAGGAGGCCTGGGAGTACGCCTGGCCCAAACCCCGGGTTGCCGTGCTGTCGTTCCCGCACAACCCCACCACCACCTGTGTCGATCTCGACTTCTTCGCCAAGACCGTCGAGTTCGCCCGCGAGCGCAACGTGGTGCTGGTCCACGACCACGCCTATGCCGATCTCGGCTTCGACGGCTACGAGCCCCCGTCGATCTTGCAGGTGCCGGGGGCCAAGGATGTCGCCGTCGAGCTCTACTCGATGACCAAGTCGTACTCCATGGCCGGATGGCGGGTCGCGTTCATGGTGGGCAACCCCGAGGTCGTCGCCGCCCTGGCCAAGCTCAAGTCCTATCTCGACTACGGCACCTTCCAGCCCATCCAGATCGCGGCGACGGTGACCCTCAACGAGGCGGACGAGTATCCGGGCCAGGTGCGCCAGGTGTACCAGGCCCGGCGCGATGCCCTGATCGACGGGCTCGACCGCATCGGATGGTCGGTACCCCGGCCCCAAGGCACCATGTTCGCATGGGCCCCCATCCCCGAGGCCTACCACGAGATGGACTCGGTCGAGTTCGCCTCGCACCTGGTGACCGAGGCCGACGTCGCCGTCTCGCCCGGTGCCGGGTTCGGTTCCGGTGGCGAGCGATTCGTGCGGTTCGCGCTGATCGAGAACGAGCAACGCATCAACCAGGCGGTGCGAAACCTACGGCGGGCGCTCACCAAGCTCTGA
- a CDS encoding ROK family protein — MAAISVGVDLGGTKVFGVAVDPESAQVVATRRTSTPSSGAEIVSSIVQMVEELAGEAQRPLGSVGIGAAGLVDARGVLRFAPNLPGVVDLDLAGAVGSRVEAPVAVDNDATCSAVAEHRTGAARGTANAIVVALGTGIGGALIMDGEVRRGANHMAGEFGHLLVDPDGPPCGCGNRGCWEQYASGSALGRLGRDAASSGRAPSLLDRAEGRLDEIDGLAVTAAAVAGDQAAVAVLDDFARWVAVGLAGLVNIVDPELVVMGGGLVRAGDLLLDPVRTHLDDLVMGAAYRPAVPVAPATAGDAAAAVGAALLFAA, encoded by the coding sequence GTGGCAGCGATATCGGTCGGGGTCGACCTCGGGGGAACCAAGGTCTTCGGCGTCGCCGTCGACCCGGAGTCGGCACAGGTCGTGGCCACGCGACGGACCTCGACCCCGAGCAGCGGAGCGGAGATCGTCTCCTCGATCGTCCAGATGGTCGAGGAGCTCGCGGGCGAGGCCCAGCGACCGTTGGGATCGGTGGGGATCGGCGCCGCGGGCCTCGTCGATGCCCGAGGAGTGCTGCGCTTCGCTCCCAACCTTCCCGGCGTCGTTGATCTGGACCTCGCAGGTGCGGTCGGGTCACGTGTCGAGGCACCGGTCGCGGTCGACAACGACGCCACCTGCTCCGCGGTGGCCGAGCACCGTACCGGGGCCGCGCGAGGGACGGCGAACGCCATCGTGGTCGCCCTCGGCACGGGCATCGGGGGCGCACTGATCATGGACGGCGAGGTGCGCCGCGGTGCCAACCACATGGCCGGCGAGTTCGGCCACCTCCTCGTCGACCCGGATGGGCCCCCGTGCGGCTGCGGGAACCGCGGGTGTTGGGAGCAGTACGCCTCGGGCAGCGCGCTCGGTCGACTCGGCCGGGACGCGGCGTCATCAGGACGGGCTCCCTCACTGCTCGACCGGGCCGAAGGGCGCCTCGACGAGATCGACGGTCTGGCCGTCACGGCCGCCGCCGTCGCCGGTGACCAGGCCGCAGTGGCCGTGCTCGACGACTTCGCCAGATGGGTCGCGGTCGGGCTCGCCGGATTGGTGAACATCGTCGATCCCGAGCTGGTGGTCATGGGGGGTGGCCTGGTCCGAGCCGGCGACCTCTTGTTGGATCCGGTCCGCACCCACCTCGACGACCTGGTGATGGGTGCTGCGTACCGGCCGGCGGTACCGGTGGCGCCCGCCACCGCGGGCGATGCCGCCGCGGCGGTGGGCGCGGCGTTGTTGTTCGCCGCTTGA
- the glpK gene encoding glycerol kinase GlpK translates to MAVVISIDAGTTGVRALAVDERGQPVRWSYHEFTQHFPRPGWVEHDAEEIWSTVQRTLAELISSLDDTVATVGITDQRETIVAWDRRTGAPRHHAIVWQDRRTAGECEALEAGGHLPMVRDRTGLVLDPYFSATKLRWLIDKGGVGDDDDLAVGTIDSWLLWKLSGGAVHATDPSNASRTMLYDIHRLSWSDDLIELFGVPGHALPEVRPSSGRFGVTADTTALGADVPISGIAGDQQAALFGQACVRPGMTKNTYGTGSFVLMNVGDSCPEPIDGLLTTVAWTIASPAGGSITHYALEGSIFATGAAVQWLRDGLGIIGAASELEALARQCDDSDGVVFVPAFTGLGSPWWDPHARGTIVGITRGTGRAHLARAVIDAMVHQTRDVVDVMCSASGREVQSMRADGGASAMDLLLQLQADQLGVPVSRPANQETTAIGAAYLAGLAEGVWSSLEEIGDHWAVDVEATPALDRDRADADHTQWLRAVERSRGWIASA, encoded by the coding sequence ATGGCAGTGGTCATCTCCATCGACGCCGGCACCACCGGTGTGCGCGCCCTGGCGGTCGACGAGCGCGGACAACCGGTGAGGTGGTCCTACCACGAGTTCACCCAGCACTTCCCTCGTCCAGGCTGGGTCGAACACGATGCCGAGGAGATCTGGTCGACGGTGCAGCGCACCCTGGCCGAGCTGATCTCCTCGCTGGACGACACGGTCGCCACCGTGGGGATCACCGACCAACGAGAGACCATCGTGGCCTGGGACCGCCGGACGGGAGCGCCACGGCACCACGCGATCGTGTGGCAGGACCGACGCACCGCCGGTGAGTGCGAGGCGCTCGAGGCCGGCGGACACCTGCCCATGGTCCGCGACCGGACCGGCCTGGTGCTCGATCCGTACTTCTCGGCCACCAAGCTGCGGTGGCTCATCGACAAGGGCGGCGTTGGCGACGACGACGACCTGGCGGTGGGGACCATCGATTCGTGGCTGCTGTGGAAGCTCTCCGGAGGCGCGGTCCACGCCACCGATCCGAGCAACGCCAGCCGCACCATGCTCTACGACATCCACCGTCTGAGCTGGTCCGACGATCTCATCGAACTGTTCGGGGTGCCGGGCCACGCCCTGCCCGAGGTCCGTCCGAGCAGCGGCCGCTTCGGAGTCACCGCCGACACCACCGCGCTCGGTGCCGACGTGCCCATCAGCGGGATCGCCGGCGACCAGCAGGCGGCGCTCTTCGGCCAGGCCTGTGTGCGGCCGGGCATGACCAAGAACACCTACGGCACGGGCTCGTTCGTGTTGATGAACGTCGGCGACAGCTGTCCCGAGCCCATCGACGGTCTGCTGACCACGGTCGCCTGGACGATCGCCTCGCCCGCCGGGGGATCGATCACGCACTACGCGCTCGAGGGCTCGATCTTCGCGACCGGGGCGGCGGTGCAGTGGTTGCGCGACGGGCTGGGGATCATCGGGGCCGCATCCGAGCTCGAGGCGCTGGCGCGCCAGTGTGACGACAGCGACGGGGTGGTGTTCGTCCCCGCCTTCACTGGCCTCGGTAGCCCGTGGTGGGACCCTCATGCCCGCGGGACCATCGTCGGGATCACCCGCGGAACCGGCCGCGCGCACCTGGCCCGGGCAGTCATCGACGCCATGGTGCACCAGACACGTGACGTGGTCGATGTCATGTGCTCGGCATCGGGTCGCGAGGTGCAGTCGATGCGTGCCGACGGTGGGGCGTCGGCCATGGACCTGCTGCTCCAGCTCCAGGCCGACCAACTCGGTGTCCCCGTCTCGCGGCCGGCCAACCAGGAGACCACCGCCATCGGTGCCGCGTACCTGGCAGGACTCGCCGAGGGCGTGTGGTCGTCGCTGGAGGAGATCGGGGACCACTGGGCCGTCGACGTCGAGGCGACACCCGCGCTCGACCGTGACCGGGCCGATGCCGACCACACCCAGTGGCTCAGGGCCGTCGAGCGCTCGCGAGGGTGGATCGCCTCCGCCTGA
- a CDS encoding TetR/AcrR family transcriptional regulator: MTDRRLTPRGRERRRQLMDYATERFAEHGYDPTAVSEIVDGIGVGKGVFYWYFNSKESLLHEILTEAQHRLRRCQREAIGAEPDPLRRIELGIRATITWQAEHPALVKLAQFASGEDRFAPTLRQAHDVALADVVGLVKDAIISGQVRDDDPQMLAHAILGVTVHLSIMLRHEHGPDAGELADLAVRFCLDGLAV, from the coding sequence ATGACCGACCGGCGACTCACCCCCCGTGGCCGTGAACGGCGCCGCCAGCTCATGGACTACGCCACCGAGCGGTTCGCGGAGCACGGCTATGACCCCACCGCGGTGTCGGAGATCGTCGACGGCATCGGTGTCGGCAAGGGGGTCTTCTACTGGTACTTCAACTCGAAGGAGTCGCTCCTCCACGAGATCCTGACCGAGGCCCAGCACCGTCTCCGCCGCTGCCAGCGGGAGGCGATCGGCGCCGAGCCTGACCCCTTGCGCCGCATCGAGCTGGGCATCCGGGCGACCATCACGTGGCAGGCCGAGCACCCGGCCCTGGTCAAGCTCGCCCAGTTCGCCTCCGGCGAGGATCGGTTCGCCCCGACGCTGCGCCAGGCGCACGACGTCGCGCTCGCCGATGTCGTCGGACTCGTCAAGGATGCCATCATCAGTGGCCAGGTGCGCGACGACGATCCGCAGATGCTGGCCCACGCGATCCTCGGGGTGACCGTGCACCTCTCGATCATGCTGCGCCACGAGCACGGCCCCGACGCCGGGGAGCTGGCCGACCTGGCCGTGCGCTTCTGCCTGGACGGCCTGGCCGTCTGA